One segment of Rhipicephalus sanguineus isolate Rsan-2018 chromosome 6, BIME_Rsan_1.4, whole genome shotgun sequence DNA contains the following:
- the LOC119397327 gene encoding myb/SANT-like DNA-binding domain-containing protein 3, with protein MEKKKINFSEEERAVLLDLLSRHRSVVENKRTDAASASRKRDSWKKIEDEFNSRHNVTPRKWTQLKKCWENMKDKWRRRNAEDMRERFATGGGTPPSSEMTDELQRVGDIASPMAVRLPNPCDSDRSRHDAMPGGSQSSNQLCTPSVAAVLSQTQDTPLEESGGFGAATLYWLM; from the exons atggagaagaaaaaaatcaactTCTCCGAGGAAGAACGCGCTGTGTTGTTGGACCTGCTCTCACGCCACCGCAGCGTCGTCGAAAACAAGAGGACCGACGCGGCGTCCGCGAGTCGGAAGCGCGACTCCTGGAAAAAGATTGAAGATGAGTTTAACAGCCGCCACAACGTCACGCCACGCAAATGGACCCAGCTCAAGAAATGTTGGGAAAACATGAAAGACAAGTGGCGAAGGAGGAACGCTGAAGACATGCGGGAACGGTTTGCGACAG gtGGCGGAACACCACCGTCAAGCGAAATGACCGATGAGCTGCAGCGCGTAGGAGACATCGCTTCACCCATGGCTGTTCGTCTGCCCAACCCCTGCGACAGCGACCGCAGCCGGCATGATGCTATGCCCGGGGGATCGCAGTCCTCGAACCAGCTGTGCACACCTTCTGTCGCTGCAGTCCTGTCGCAGACCCAAGACACGCCTCTGGAAGAGTCCGGTG GCTTCGGTGCTGCCACCCTCTACTGGCTCATGTAA